A window of the Pogona vitticeps strain Pit_001003342236 chromosome 4, PviZW2.1, whole genome shotgun sequence genome harbors these coding sequences:
- the LURAP1 gene encoding leucine rich adaptor protein 1 produces the protein MEVPAGCAELPLPPDLKDLESKVGQRPPEGLLRWLREDPAAHLLRSSPGRGLCQGLGEKIKALKLELAYLRAIDIKILQQLVAVNEGIEAVKWLLEEKGMLTSRCSSLTSSQYSLVESQETSRRGSWNSLQDPNDKLDSISIGSYLDTLADDMDEYGQGAPIEPMMSSTPGRPLARAEMERSKPDRERTHPAKNDKEQDKGKTYLERFPGLVEGQSSSEQNRAARQSPPMTNGLLGRGVPGLEQSHEAKFTSAVSERSSTGSPAAKPSRDSNLENCLVKSRKHLEYDAHWQWVQSQDDVTFL, from the exons ATGGAGGTGCCGGCCGGCTGCGCGGAGCTCCCGCTGCCCCCCGACCTAAAGGACCTGGAGAGCAAAGTCGGGCAGAGACCCCCGGAGGGGCTGCTCCGCTGGCTGCGGGAGGACCCCGCGGCGCATCTGCTCCGGAGCAGCCCCGGTCGGGGGCTGTGCCAGGGGCTCGGGGAGAAGATCAAGGCTCTGAAGCTGGAACTC GCTTATCTCAGAGCAATAGATATCAAGATCCTACAACAGCTAGTAGCTGTGAATGAGGGCATAGAAGCAGTGAAGTGGCTgctagaggagaaagggatgcTGACCAGCCGCTGCAGCAGTCTCACCAGCAGCCAGTACAGTCTGGTAGAGAGTCAAGAGACATCCCGGCGAGGCAGCTGGAACAGCCTTCAAGACCCTAATGACAAGTTGGACAGTATCTCTATTGGTAGCTATTTGGATACACTGGCTGATGATATGGATGAGTATGGACAAGGTGCTCCCATAGAACCCATGATGTCATCAACCCCAGGCAGGCCGCTGGCCAGAGCTGAGATGGAAAGATCAAAGCCTGACCGAGAGAGAACCCATCCTGCTAAGAATGATAAAGAACAGGACAAAGGCAAAACATATCTTGAGAGGTTCCCTGGTTTGGTTGAAGGCCAAAGCTCCAGTGAGCAAAACAGAGCTGCCAGGCAGTCACCACCAATGACCAATGGACTTCTGGGTAGGGGGGTCCCAGGACTGGAGCAGAGCCATGAGGCTAAATTTACCTCAGCAGTTTCTGAACGATCAAGCACAGGCAGTCCAGCAGCAAAGCCTTCTAGGGACAGTAACTTAGAGAACTGCCTTGTGAAAAGCAGGAAGCACCTGGAGTATGACGCTCACTGGCAATGGGTTCAGTCTCAAGATGATGTGACATTCTTGTAG